The Streptomyces sp. JB150 genomic interval GTACGGCGCGGGGTTGTCGACGCTGTAGCCGCCCTCGACGGGGCCAACGCCGGAAGCGGTGGTCTCAGTGGTGGACATGGGCGTCAGCTCCCGAACAGTTCACGAGCGGCGTGGCCGAGGACGGGGTAGATCGCCCCGATCATCAGCACGACCCAGATGCCTACGACGGTCCAGAGCATGTGCTTCTGGTAGCGGGGTCCCTTCGACCAGAAGTCGACGGCGATGACGCGGAGGCCGTTGAGCGCGTGGAAGAGGATGGCGGCGACGAGGCCGTACTCCAGCACGGCGACGATCGGCGTCTTGTAGGTGGCTACGACCTTGTCGTACGCCTCGGGGGAGACACGGACGAGTGCGGTGTCCAGCACGTGCACGAACAGGAAGAAGAAAATGAGGACGCCGGTGACTCGGTGAGCCACCCAGGACCACATTCCTTCCCGTCCGCGGTACAGCGTTCCAGCCGGCACGGAAGAACCCTCCGGGAGCGGGATTGGGGCCTGCCGGCTTCGGTGTCGGACGGGCCCGGCCGGGTACGGTCCACCGGCCCCCAGCATCGTAGCGACGGTTGCCTGTGGCGCTTACACGGGGCCTGTCGGTGTGATCAAACTGGCACGCGGATGGGTGAGGTTCGGGGGGTCTGGGGTGATGGGCGCCGTTATGTGCCGGGTGCGGCACGTTGTGGCTGGTCGGGCCCACGTGGCGGCAGCCGCCTGCCGGTTACCGCCTCGCGCCGCTCAGGAGCTCGACCAGGCGTCCCTTCGCCAGGCGCCGGAGTTCGTCCACGACCAGGACCCGCTCCTCTTCCGGATCGTTCGCCAATCGTGACCGGATGGCCGTCAGGAGGTGATTGAGGGTTTCGTCCGCGGACGCGTTGTTCGCGTGGATGACAAATACGTGTCCGAATCGTGCCTCGTAAGCGGCGTACGCCGCGTTCAGGGCCGTGTGTGCCGCCTCGTACGTCCCCTCCGGGAGGACCGGCAGCGACTCCGTCGCCAGGGCCTCCGCCACCTCGCCCGGTGACAGGTCGTACGCCGCCTCGTCGGCCGCGGCCAGGAGGGAGTCCAGGTCGGGGTAGGGGCGGTGGGCGGTGACGCGGGTGGCCCAGTGGCGGCTGTGCAGGCAGGTGAGCAGGGTCTGCCGGGCGGATTCCGCGGGGGCGGTGTTGAAGGCGTCCAGCGGGGCACAGGTGCCGCGGGACTGTCCCGGTGGGGCGAGCCGGTCGGGGAGACGGGGCGCGGGCAGCGTGGGTCCTCGAAGGAAGGTGTGAAAGTTGTGCCCTCACGTTATCGAGAGTGGTCACTGTGTGTCCGACGGATGCCCGAATGTCACCCGGACGGGGAGGTTTAAGGGCCTCTCGTCGACGTACGCCGTCCGCTCCGGGCTTACGTTGG includes:
- the sdhC gene encoding succinate dehydrogenase, cytochrome b556 subunit, which encodes MPAGTLYRGREGMWSWVAHRVTGVLIFFFLFVHVLDTALVRVSPEAYDKVVATYKTPIVAVLEYGLVAAILFHALNGLRVIAVDFWSKGPRYQKHMLWTVVGIWVVLMIGAIYPVLGHAARELFGS
- a CDS encoding 2-oxo-4-hydroxy-4-carboxy-5-ureidoimidazoline decarboxylase, translated to MDAFNTAPAESARQTLLTCLHSRHWATRVTAHRPYPDLDSLLAAADEAAYDLSPGEVAEALATESLPVLPEGTYEAAHTALNAAYAAYEARFGHVFVIHANNASADETLNHLLTAIRSRLANDPEEERVLVVDELRRLAKGRLVELLSGARR